In the Phaseolus vulgaris cultivar G19833 chromosome 7, P. vulgaris v2.0, whole genome shotgun sequence genome, one interval contains:
- the LOC137830718 gene encoding prolycopene isomerase, chloroplastic isoform X1, which yields MITSPFLSLSRYPFSHTPRHFPEGAASQSSNFLPNFQSFAYGNHAGSGFPSGSCSNALRRKRVSVVCSKSTLTVEEVAERGVKGKGEEFDAIVIGSGIGGLVAGTQLAVKGARVLVLEKYVIPGGSSGFYQRDGYTFDVGSSVMFGFSDKGNLNLITQALEAVGCQMQVVPDPTTVHFHLPNNLSVRVHKEYDKFIDELTSYFPHEKEGIRKFYSECWKIFNALNSLELKSLEEPLYLFGQFFQKPLECLTLAYYLPQNAGAIARKYIKDPNLLSFIDAECFIVSTVNGIQTPMINASMVLCDRHFGGINYPLGGVGGIAKSLAKGLADQGSEIIYKANVSGIIIEQGKAVGVRLSDGREFFAKTIISNATRWDTFGKLLKGVPLPKEEENFQKVYVKAPSFLSIHMGVKAEILPPDTECHHFVLENNWSELEKPYGSIFLSIPTVLDSSLAPEGHHILHIFTTSSMEDWEGLSRVEYEAKKQLIADEITSRLENKLFPGLRSSIDFMEVGTPKTHRRYLARDKGTYGPMPRGTPKGLLGMPFNTTGIDGLYCVGDSCFPGQGVIAVAFSGVMCAHRVAADIGLEKKSPVLDAMLLRLLGWIRTMA from the exons ATGATCACTTCCCCTTTCCTCTCTCTTTCTCGATACCCTTTTTCCCACACTCCCCGTCATTTCCCAGAAGGGGCTGCTTCTCAAAGTTCAAACTTTCTGCCAAATTTTCAGTCTTTTGCCTATGGAAACCATGCAGGGAGTGGATTTCCATCTGGGTCTTGCTCCAATGCTCTCAGAAGAAAAAGGGTGTCCGTGGTGTGCTCAAAGTCAACTCTGACTGTGGAAGAAGTGGCAGAGAGAGGAGTGAAGGGTAAGGGTGAAGAGTTTGATGCAATTGTTATAGGGTCTGGGATTGGGGGGTTGGTTGCAGGGACACAGTTGGCAGTGAAGGGTGCCAGAGTTTTAGTTTTGGAGAAGTATGTGATTCCTGGTGGAAGCTCTGGATTTTACCAGAGGGATGGCTATACTTTTGATGTGGGTTCTTCTGTCATGTTTGGTTTCAGTGATAAG GGTAATCTCAATTTGATAACACAAGCGTTGGAGGCAGTCGGTTGTCAGATGCAAGTGGTACCTGATCCAACAACCGTTCATTTCCATCTACCAAATAACCTTTCTGTTCGAGTGCACAAAGAATATGATAAATTCATTGATGAACTGACCAGTTATTTTCCCCATGAAAAGGAGGGTATTCGTAAATTCTACAGTGAATGCTGGAAG ATTTTCAACGCACTGAATTCCTTGGAATTGAAGTCACTAGAAGAGCCACTCTACCTTTTTGGACAGTTTTTTCAGAAGCCCCTGGAATGCTTGACACTAG CCTATTATTTGCCACAAAATGCTGGAGCCATAGCTCGGAAGTACATTAAAGATCCAAACTTGTTGTCTTTCATAGATGCAGAG TGTTTTATAGTGAGCACAGTCAACGGTATACAGACACCAATGATCAATGCTAGCATG GTTCTCTGTGACAGACACTTTGGTGGGATTAACTACCCTCTTGGGGGTGTTGGTGGGATTGCAAAGTCCTTAGCGAAAGGTCTTGCTGATCAGGGTAGTGAGATAATTTACAAAGCAAATGTCAGTGGTATTATAATTGAGCAGGGAAAAGCT GTAGGCGTGAGGCTTTCGGATGGGAGAGAGTTCTTTGCCAAAACCATAATATCAAATGCTACCAGATGGGATACATTTG GAAAGTTGCTGAAGGGTGTTCCACTCCCAAAAGAAGAAGAGAACTTCCAGAAAGTTTATGTTAAAGCTCCATCTTTTCTTTCAATTCACATGGGGGTTAAAGCTGAGATTTTACCACCAGATACAGAATGTCATCATTTTGTCCTTGAG AACAACTGGTCCGAATTGGAGAAGCCATATGGAAGTATCTTTTTAAGTATACCAACTGTTCTTGATTCATCATTGGCTCCCGAAGGTCACCATATCCTTCATATATTCACAACTTCTTCCATGGAGGACTGGGAG GGTCTCTCAAGAGTAGAATACGAGGCAAAGAAGCAGCTTATAGCCGATGAAATCACAAGCAGATTAGAGAATAAATTGTTTCCTGGTCTTAGATCATCCATCGATTTTATGGAG GTAGGGACACCAAAGACACACCGGCGATACCTAGCTCGTGACAAGGGGACATACGGTCCAATGCCACGTGGAACCCCGAAGGGGTTACTGGGAATGCCATTCAATACCACA GGCATAGATGGCCTTTACTGTGTTGGTGATAGCTGCTTCCCTGGACAAGGTGTTATTGCTGTAGCTTTCTCCGGAGTTATGTGTGCTCATAGAGTAGCTGCAGATATTG GGCTGGAGAAAAAGTCACCTGTGTTGGATGCCATGCTGCTTCGGTTGCTTGGTTGGATAAGAACAATGGCATGA
- the LOC137830718 gene encoding prolycopene isomerase, chloroplastic isoform X2 codes for MAILLMWVLLSCLVSVIRSGNLNLITQALEAVGCQMQVVPDPTTVHFHLPNNLSVRVHKEYDKFIDELTSYFPHEKEGIRKFYSECWKIFNALNSLELKSLEEPLYLFGQFFQKPLECLTLAYYLPQNAGAIARKYIKDPNLLSFIDAECFIVSTVNGIQTPMINASMVLCDRHFGGINYPLGGVGGIAKSLAKGLADQGSEIIYKANVSGIIIEQGKAVGVRLSDGREFFAKTIISNATRWDTFGKLLKGVPLPKEEENFQKVYVKAPSFLSIHMGVKAEILPPDTECHHFVLENNWSELEKPYGSIFLSIPTVLDSSLAPEGHHILHIFTTSSMEDWEGLSRVEYEAKKQLIADEITSRLENKLFPGLRSSIDFMEVGTPKTHRRYLARDKGTYGPMPRGTPKGLLGMPFNTTGIDGLYCVGDSCFPGQGVIAVAFSGVMCAHRVAADIGLEKKSPVLDAMLLRLLGWIRTMA; via the exons ATGGCTATACTTTTGATGTGGGTTCTTCTGTCATGTTTGGTTTCAGTGATAAGGTCA GGTAATCTCAATTTGATAACACAAGCGTTGGAGGCAGTCGGTTGTCAGATGCAAGTGGTACCTGATCCAACAACCGTTCATTTCCATCTACCAAATAACCTTTCTGTTCGAGTGCACAAAGAATATGATAAATTCATTGATGAACTGACCAGTTATTTTCCCCATGAAAAGGAGGGTATTCGTAAATTCTACAGTGAATGCTGGAAG ATTTTCAACGCACTGAATTCCTTGGAATTGAAGTCACTAGAAGAGCCACTCTACCTTTTTGGACAGTTTTTTCAGAAGCCCCTGGAATGCTTGACACTAG CCTATTATTTGCCACAAAATGCTGGAGCCATAGCTCGGAAGTACATTAAAGATCCAAACTTGTTGTCTTTCATAGATGCAGAG TGTTTTATAGTGAGCACAGTCAACGGTATACAGACACCAATGATCAATGCTAGCATG GTTCTCTGTGACAGACACTTTGGTGGGATTAACTACCCTCTTGGGGGTGTTGGTGGGATTGCAAAGTCCTTAGCGAAAGGTCTTGCTGATCAGGGTAGTGAGATAATTTACAAAGCAAATGTCAGTGGTATTATAATTGAGCAGGGAAAAGCT GTAGGCGTGAGGCTTTCGGATGGGAGAGAGTTCTTTGCCAAAACCATAATATCAAATGCTACCAGATGGGATACATTTG GAAAGTTGCTGAAGGGTGTTCCACTCCCAAAAGAAGAAGAGAACTTCCAGAAAGTTTATGTTAAAGCTCCATCTTTTCTTTCAATTCACATGGGGGTTAAAGCTGAGATTTTACCACCAGATACAGAATGTCATCATTTTGTCCTTGAG AACAACTGGTCCGAATTGGAGAAGCCATATGGAAGTATCTTTTTAAGTATACCAACTGTTCTTGATTCATCATTGGCTCCCGAAGGTCACCATATCCTTCATATATTCACAACTTCTTCCATGGAGGACTGGGAG GGTCTCTCAAGAGTAGAATACGAGGCAAAGAAGCAGCTTATAGCCGATGAAATCACAAGCAGATTAGAGAATAAATTGTTTCCTGGTCTTAGATCATCCATCGATTTTATGGAG GTAGGGACACCAAAGACACACCGGCGATACCTAGCTCGTGACAAGGGGACATACGGTCCAATGCCACGTGGAACCCCGAAGGGGTTACTGGGAATGCCATTCAATACCACA GGCATAGATGGCCTTTACTGTGTTGGTGATAGCTGCTTCCCTGGACAAGGTGTTATTGCTGTAGCTTTCTCCGGAGTTATGTGTGCTCATAGAGTAGCTGCAGATATTG GGCTGGAGAAAAAGTCACCTGTGTTGGATGCCATGCTGCTTCGGTTGCTTGGTTGGATAAGAACAATGGCATGA
- the LOC137830719 gene encoding sucrose-phosphatase 1-like isoform X1, with amino-acid sequence MLRTEILNTMDRLNSSPRLMLVSDLDHTMVDHHDPENSSLLRFNALWEAHYRQDSLLVFSTGRSPTLYNQLRKEKPMITPDIAIMSVGTEITYGKSMVPDDGWVQFLNQKWDKDIVIEETSKFPELKPQAETEQRPHKVSFYVQKDKAQSVTQALSKVLEGRGLNVKIIYSGGIDLDVLPNGAGKGQALAYLLKKFETEGKPPLNTLACGDSGNDAELFSIPGVYGVMVSNAQEELLQWHSENAKDNPNILHASERCASGIIQAIGHFNLGLNLSPRDVSDIGREDSSPSLEIVNFALLLEKWRRAEIENTELFIAGLKATALPSGTYIHPSGSVYNIKEYMNIFGKVYGDKKGKQFRTWVDDVLATQLAPGTWLMKFNKWELCGEERKGCAVTSILSKKDSDWYTLVHLHQTWLEHSGQGEWLV; translated from the exons ATGCTACGAACAGA GATATTGAACACCATGGATCGACTAAATTCTTCTCCGCGGCTGATGCTTGTTTCGGATCTCGATCACACAATG GTTGATCATCATGACCCTGAGAATAGTTCACTTTTAAGGTTCAATGCGCTTTGGGAAGCTCATTATCGCCAAGATTCTCTGCTGGTGTTTTCAACTGGGAGGTCACCTACACTCTACAATCAACTGAGGAAAGAGAAGCCTATGATAACTCCTGATATAGCTATTATGTCTGTGGGGACTGAGATTACTTATGGGAAATCAATGGTGCCTGATGATGGATGGGTTCAGTTTTTGAACCAGAAATGGGATAAGGACATAGTCATTGAGGAAACAAGCAAATTTCCTGAACTTAAGCCTCAG GCAGAAACAGAACAACGACCGCACAAGGTCAGCTTTTATGTTCAGAAAGACAAGGCACAGAGCGTAACTCAGGCTCTTTCTAAGGTTTTGGAAGGGCGTGGG TtgaatgttaaaataatatacaGTGGAGGAATTGATTTGGATGTATTACCAAATGGCGCTGGCAAAGGTCAAGCTCTTGCCTATCTGCTCAAAAAGTTTGAGACTGAGGGAAAGCCGCCACTTAACACTCTTGCTTGTGGTGATTCTGGAAATGATGCCGAGCTGTTCAGCATTCCAGGAGTTTATGGAGTCATG GTAAGCAATGCCCAAGAGGAGTTGTTGCAGTGGCATtcagaaaatgcaaaagataaCCCCAACATTCTCCATGCCTCAGAGCGTTGCGCATCTGGCATAATACAAGCCATAGGTCATTTTAATTTAGGTCTAAACCTGTCCCCTAGAGATGTTTCAGACATTGGACGAGAAGATTCATCTCCAAGTCTTGAAATAGTGAACTTTGCTTTGTTACTTGAAAAGTGGAGGCGTGCAGAAATTGAGAACACCGAGCTGTTTATTGCTGGTTTAAAGGCAACCGCT CTCCCATCTGGTACTTATATCCATCCTTCTGGTTCTGTCTATAATATTAAGGAGTATATGAATATCTTTGGGAAGGTGTATGGTGACAAGAAGGGTAAACAGTTTAGGACTTGGGTGGATGATGTATTGGCTACACAGTTAGCTCCAGGCACATGGCTAATGAAGTTTAACAAGTGGGAGTTGTGTG
- the LOC137830719 gene encoding sucrose-phosphatase 1-like isoform X2, whose translation MILNTMDRLNSSPRLMLVSDLDHTMVDHHDPENSSLLRFNALWEAHYRQDSLLVFSTGRSPTLYNQLRKEKPMITPDIAIMSVGTEITYGKSMVPDDGWVQFLNQKWDKDIVIEETSKFPELKPQAETEQRPHKVSFYVQKDKAQSVTQALSKVLEGRGLNVKIIYSGGIDLDVLPNGAGKGQALAYLLKKFETEGKPPLNTLACGDSGNDAELFSIPGVYGVMVSNAQEELLQWHSENAKDNPNILHASERCASGIIQAIGHFNLGLNLSPRDVSDIGREDSSPSLEIVNFALLLEKWRRAEIENTELFIAGLKATALPSGTYIHPSGSVYNIKEYMNIFGKVYGDKKGKQFRTWVDDVLATQLAPGTWLMKFNKWELCGEERKGCAVTSILSKKDSDWYTLVHLHQTWLEHSGQGEWLV comes from the exons AT GATATTGAACACCATGGATCGACTAAATTCTTCTCCGCGGCTGATGCTTGTTTCGGATCTCGATCACACAATG GTTGATCATCATGACCCTGAGAATAGTTCACTTTTAAGGTTCAATGCGCTTTGGGAAGCTCATTATCGCCAAGATTCTCTGCTGGTGTTTTCAACTGGGAGGTCACCTACACTCTACAATCAACTGAGGAAAGAGAAGCCTATGATAACTCCTGATATAGCTATTATGTCTGTGGGGACTGAGATTACTTATGGGAAATCAATGGTGCCTGATGATGGATGGGTTCAGTTTTTGAACCAGAAATGGGATAAGGACATAGTCATTGAGGAAACAAGCAAATTTCCTGAACTTAAGCCTCAG GCAGAAACAGAACAACGACCGCACAAGGTCAGCTTTTATGTTCAGAAAGACAAGGCACAGAGCGTAACTCAGGCTCTTTCTAAGGTTTTGGAAGGGCGTGGG TtgaatgttaaaataatatacaGTGGAGGAATTGATTTGGATGTATTACCAAATGGCGCTGGCAAAGGTCAAGCTCTTGCCTATCTGCTCAAAAAGTTTGAGACTGAGGGAAAGCCGCCACTTAACACTCTTGCTTGTGGTGATTCTGGAAATGATGCCGAGCTGTTCAGCATTCCAGGAGTTTATGGAGTCATG GTAAGCAATGCCCAAGAGGAGTTGTTGCAGTGGCATtcagaaaatgcaaaagataaCCCCAACATTCTCCATGCCTCAGAGCGTTGCGCATCTGGCATAATACAAGCCATAGGTCATTTTAATTTAGGTCTAAACCTGTCCCCTAGAGATGTTTCAGACATTGGACGAGAAGATTCATCTCCAAGTCTTGAAATAGTGAACTTTGCTTTGTTACTTGAAAAGTGGAGGCGTGCAGAAATTGAGAACACCGAGCTGTTTATTGCTGGTTTAAAGGCAACCGCT CTCCCATCTGGTACTTATATCCATCCTTCTGGTTCTGTCTATAATATTAAGGAGTATATGAATATCTTTGGGAAGGTGTATGGTGACAAGAAGGGTAAACAGTTTAGGACTTGGGTGGATGATGTATTGGCTACACAGTTAGCTCCAGGCACATGGCTAATGAAGTTTAACAAGTGGGAGTTGTGTG
- the LOC137830719 gene encoding sucrose-phosphatase 1-like isoform X3, with product MDRLNSSPRLMLVSDLDHTMVDHHDPENSSLLRFNALWEAHYRQDSLLVFSTGRSPTLYNQLRKEKPMITPDIAIMSVGTEITYGKSMVPDDGWVQFLNQKWDKDIVIEETSKFPELKPQAETEQRPHKVSFYVQKDKAQSVTQALSKVLEGRGLNVKIIYSGGIDLDVLPNGAGKGQALAYLLKKFETEGKPPLNTLACGDSGNDAELFSIPGVYGVMVSNAQEELLQWHSENAKDNPNILHASERCASGIIQAIGHFNLGLNLSPRDVSDIGREDSSPSLEIVNFALLLEKWRRAEIENTELFIAGLKATALPSGTYIHPSGSVYNIKEYMNIFGKVYGDKKGKQFRTWVDDVLATQLAPGTWLMKFNKWELCGEERKGCAVTSILSKKDSDWYTLVHLHQTWLEHSGQGEWLV from the exons ATGGATCGACTAAATTCTTCTCCGCGGCTGATGCTTGTTTCGGATCTCGATCACACAATG GTTGATCATCATGACCCTGAGAATAGTTCACTTTTAAGGTTCAATGCGCTTTGGGAAGCTCATTATCGCCAAGATTCTCTGCTGGTGTTTTCAACTGGGAGGTCACCTACACTCTACAATCAACTGAGGAAAGAGAAGCCTATGATAACTCCTGATATAGCTATTATGTCTGTGGGGACTGAGATTACTTATGGGAAATCAATGGTGCCTGATGATGGATGGGTTCAGTTTTTGAACCAGAAATGGGATAAGGACATAGTCATTGAGGAAACAAGCAAATTTCCTGAACTTAAGCCTCAG GCAGAAACAGAACAACGACCGCACAAGGTCAGCTTTTATGTTCAGAAAGACAAGGCACAGAGCGTAACTCAGGCTCTTTCTAAGGTTTTGGAAGGGCGTGGG TtgaatgttaaaataatatacaGTGGAGGAATTGATTTGGATGTATTACCAAATGGCGCTGGCAAAGGTCAAGCTCTTGCCTATCTGCTCAAAAAGTTTGAGACTGAGGGAAAGCCGCCACTTAACACTCTTGCTTGTGGTGATTCTGGAAATGATGCCGAGCTGTTCAGCATTCCAGGAGTTTATGGAGTCATG GTAAGCAATGCCCAAGAGGAGTTGTTGCAGTGGCATtcagaaaatgcaaaagataaCCCCAACATTCTCCATGCCTCAGAGCGTTGCGCATCTGGCATAATACAAGCCATAGGTCATTTTAATTTAGGTCTAAACCTGTCCCCTAGAGATGTTTCAGACATTGGACGAGAAGATTCATCTCCAAGTCTTGAAATAGTGAACTTTGCTTTGTTACTTGAAAAGTGGAGGCGTGCAGAAATTGAGAACACCGAGCTGTTTATTGCTGGTTTAAAGGCAACCGCT CTCCCATCTGGTACTTATATCCATCCTTCTGGTTCTGTCTATAATATTAAGGAGTATATGAATATCTTTGGGAAGGTGTATGGTGACAAGAAGGGTAAACAGTTTAGGACTTGGGTGGATGATGTATTGGCTACACAGTTAGCTCCAGGCACATGGCTAATGAAGTTTAACAAGTGGGAGTTGTGTG